The following coding sequences are from one Streptomyces sp. NBC_00536 window:
- a CDS encoding isocitrate lyase/PEP mutase family protein, producing the protein MNQLAPADQLARALAFRRLHEEPRPFVVPNPWDAGTARLLSGLGFAALATTGAGLAYGLGLPDGTNRVARQDVLANAAVIVSATHLPVSADLESGFGETPGEVAETIRLAAAAGLVGGSIEDSTGRAEDPVRPLDEAVERVAAAVAAARALGFPFTVTARAENFFQGRPDLADTIRRLRAYEAAGADVLYAPGLPDAESVRAVCAAVDRPVNVLMGSPALALSVADLGDLGVRRISVGSALSRAALGAVVRAAEEIRTHGTFGFGAEALPYPEVNALMAAAAPAAGRTED; encoded by the coding sequence GTGAACCAGCTCGCCCCCGCCGACCAGCTCGCCCGCGCCCTCGCCTTCCGCCGGCTCCACGAGGAGCCGCGCCCCTTCGTCGTCCCCAACCCGTGGGACGCGGGCACCGCCCGCCTGCTGAGCGGACTCGGCTTCGCCGCGCTCGCCACCACCGGCGCGGGACTGGCCTACGGCCTCGGGCTGCCCGACGGCACCAACCGGGTCGCCCGGCAGGACGTCCTGGCGAACGCCGCGGTGATCGTCTCCGCGACGCACCTGCCGGTCTCCGCCGACCTGGAGAGCGGCTTCGGCGAGACGCCCGGCGAGGTCGCCGAGACCATCCGGCTCGCCGCCGCGGCAGGCCTGGTCGGCGGCTCGATCGAGGACTCGACGGGCCGCGCCGAGGATCCCGTGCGCCCGCTGGACGAGGCGGTGGAGCGGGTGGCCGCGGCCGTCGCCGCCGCCCGCGCGCTCGGCTTCCCCTTCACCGTGACCGCCCGCGCCGAGAACTTCTTCCAGGGCCGGCCCGACCTCGCGGACACCATCCGGCGCCTGCGGGCGTACGAGGCCGCCGGCGCCGACGTGCTGTACGCGCCCGGGCTCCCGGACGCCGAGTCCGTGCGCGCGGTGTGCGCCGCCGTGGACCGCCCGGTGAACGTCCTGATGGGATCGCCCGCCCTGGCGCTGTCCGTGGCGGACCTCGGGGACCTCGGCGTCCGCCGGATCAGCGTCGGCTCCGCGCTGTCGCGGGCCGCGCTCGGCGCGGTGGTCCGGGCCGCCGAGGAGATCCGTACGCACGGCACCTTCGGCTTCGGCGCCGAGGCGCTGCCCTATCCCGAAGTCAACGCACTGATGGCGGCGGCCGCACCGGCCGCCGGGAGGACCGAGGACTGA